The following proteins are encoded in a genomic region of Bernardetia sp. MNP-M8:
- a CDS encoding NAD(P)H-quinone oxidoreductase, which yields MKAILYNSENPSEPLQVGDTQKPTPSENEILVKVKATALNRADLLQRAGKYPPPKGASKILGLEIAGEIVEIGKNVTNHKVGDEVFGLIGGGGDAEYATIDAQMAISKPKHFSFEEAAAIPEVFLTAFQTIFWTLLGNRDWGLGIRENTEIESEGNNNKIQKSILIHAGASGVGSAAIQICKVLGMKIFVTASKSKHEFCRNLGADVVIDYKNEDFAKVISEQTDDKGVNYIIDFIGQNYWKQNIDCIAIDGKMAILAAMSGAKLEEANLSKILIKRIQITGSTLRARSLEYQRELTKQFSEFALPLFQKENLKPVIDSIFDWALAEQAHKHMEANQNKGKIILSVSE from the coding sequence GTGAAAGCTATTCTATATAATTCTGAAAATCCAAGCGAACCTTTACAGGTAGGAGATACTCAAAAACCAACTCCATCAGAAAATGAGATTTTGGTAAAAGTAAAAGCAACAGCTTTAAATAGAGCAGACCTTTTACAACGAGCAGGAAAATATCCACCACCAAAAGGAGCATCAAAAATTTTAGGATTAGAAATCGCAGGAGAAATTGTAGAAATTGGTAAAAATGTAACTAATCATAAAGTAGGTGATGAAGTTTTCGGACTTATTGGAGGAGGAGGAGATGCAGAATATGCTACAATAGATGCACAAATGGCAATCTCAAAACCAAAACATTTTTCTTTTGAAGAAGCTGCTGCAATTCCAGAAGTATTTTTGACAGCTTTTCAGACTATTTTTTGGACATTGTTGGGAAATAGGGATTGGGGATTAGGAATTAGGGAAAATACAGAGATTGAGAGCGAAGGAAATAATAATAAAATTCAGAAAAGTATTTTGATTCATGCTGGTGCTAGTGGTGTTGGTTCGGCTGCTATTCAGATTTGTAAAGTTTTGGGAATGAAAATTTTTGTTACGGCTTCAAAGTCAAAACATGAATTTTGCCGAAATTTGGGTGCAGATGTAGTCATAGATTACAAAAATGAAGATTTTGCAAAAGTAATTTCAGAACAAACTGACGATAAAGGAGTAAATTATATCATCGATTTTATTGGTCAAAACTATTGGAAACAAAATATCGACTGTATTGCTATTGATGGAAAAATGGCGATTTTGGCAGCTATGAGTGGTGCAAAATTAGAAGAGGCAAATCTTTCAAAAATCTTGATAAAAAGAATTCAGATTACAGGTTCGACATTGCGTGCTCGTTCTTTGGAGTATCAAAGAGAACTAACAAAACAGTTTTCAGAATTTGCTTTGCCATTATTTCAAAAAGAAAACTTAAAGCCTGTTATTGATTCTATTTTTGATTGGGCATTGGCAGAACAAGCACACAAACACATGGAAGCAAATCAGAATAAAGGAAAGATTATTTTATCAGTGTCAGAATAA
- a CDS encoding RNA methyltransferase: MTNAQRKFLRSLQQKKERKATNSFLIEGAKIVTETLQATYSPYKIKQLFATQDFLTDLENQNFLNNKVNEQFEIILSTSNKLSEAGSLKSNNAAIAVLEFPTLKVPKKLENLSLLLENINDPGNLGTIIRIADWYGIEHIFCSEQTVDLYNSKTLSATMGSFLRVKVHYGNEFEFLKLAEGNTFGAFLDGKNVHQSKFPQKGILVIGSESHGISEQLGKEITNKVTIPSFASGNGNDTESAESLNAAIATAIICDNWRRN; this comes from the coding sequence ATGACAAACGCCCAAAGAAAATTTTTACGCTCTCTTCAACAAAAAAAAGAAAGAAAAGCTACAAATTCATTTTTGATAGAAGGTGCAAAAATTGTAACCGAAACACTTCAAGCTACATATTCGCCCTACAAAATAAAACAACTTTTTGCTACACAAGATTTTTTAACTGATTTAGAAAATCAGAATTTTTTGAATAACAAAGTAAACGAACAGTTTGAAATTATTTTATCTACTTCTAATAAACTTAGTGAAGCAGGTTCGTTAAAGTCAAATAATGCTGCGATTGCTGTTTTAGAATTTCCAACTTTAAAAGTTCCCAAAAAACTAGAAAATCTATCTTTGCTTTTAGAAAATATCAATGACCCAGGAAATTTGGGAACAATTATTCGAATTGCTGATTGGTATGGAATAGAACATATTTTCTGCTCAGAGCAAACTGTAGATTTATATAACTCAAAAACACTTTCGGCTACAATGGGTTCTTTTCTTCGTGTGAAAGTACACTATGGAAATGAATTTGAATTTTTAAAACTAGCAGAAGGAAATACCTTTGGGGCATTTTTGGACGGAAAAAATGTACATCAATCCAAATTTCCACAAAAAGGAATTTTAGTTATCGGAAGTGAATCGCACGGAATATCAGAACAACTAGGAAAAGAAATTACGAATAAAGTTACTATTCCTAGTTTTGCCTCAGGTAATGGAAATGATACAGAAAGTGCAGAATCTTTAAATGCTGCCATTGCTACAGCTATCATTTGTGATAATTGGCGAAGAAATTAG